A genomic segment from Sparus aurata chromosome 10, fSpaAur1.1, whole genome shotgun sequence encodes:
- the LOC115589858 gene encoding uncharacterized protein LOC115589858 → MERLSVSTEGTLAPKSVAPKSVAPSVNKLASGGSMHTAGATIQHRCEPERLQQQRRRQSSPAVNNPEVVVEGGPTEQRWTAHRVLMSGDDVVDDPNGVTYAVVVTKQRMNTDTADAADNLSLHLETNHSRNPQSEGDEDESSYQLVYSAVTMSKTPKPPESEPGLSSSTVTLNPSAATDPNSTESEVLYSAVRMAKKTPE, encoded by the exons atggagcgcctgtcagtcagcacggagggaacacTAGCACCGAAGTCAGTAGCACCGAAGTCAGTAGCACCGTCCGTAAACAAACTAGCGTCCGGAGGCTCcatgcacacagcgggggcgacCATCCAGCATCGCTGCGAGCCGgagagactgcagcagcagaggaggagacaaagcagcccggcggtgaataaccctgaggttgtggtggagggaggaccaacggagcagcgatggacagcccacagagtattga TGTCTGGGGATGATGTTGTAGACGATCCAAATGGTGTGACGTATGCAGTCGTCGTCACAAAACAGAGGATGAACACAG aCACAGCTGACGCTGCTGATAATTTGAGCCTCCACCTCGAGACAAACCACAGCAGAAACCCACAGAGTGAAGGAG ACGAAGATGAGTCCTCATACCAACTCGTCTACTCTGCTGTGACCATGAGTAAGACCCCAAAACCTCCTGAATCTG AACCAGGATTATCCAGCTCCACAGTGACCCTGAATCCCTCAGCAGCCACAGACCCAAATTCAACAGAGTCAGAAGTTCTCTATTCTGCTGTCCGGATG GCCAAAAAGACACCTGAGTga